AAGTTCAATCTATTATTTTAACACAATTAACTGTCAGAAAGGCGACTAAGACAATGAGTGAATTACTAAGAATTTCGGAAATTGCAAAAAAAGCGGGTGTTTTACCCTCAAAAATAAGATATTACACCGATATGGGTTTATTGAAAGTCGCAGATCAGACTGAAGGCGGACACCGGCTTTATAACGAACAAGAAACCCTTCAGAAGCTCAACTTAATAGAATTTTATAGCAAGAAAGGTTTAACCATAGATAAAATCAAAGCAGAACTTGAAAGAACAGTAACCAAAAAGAAAATCCTGGTAATTGATGATGATCCGGAAGTTGCCCAGCTTGTTGAAGATGTTTTAAAAAATAAAATGGACGCTGAAGTAAAAGTTGCCTACGATGGTTTTACCGCAGGCAGGCTGATAACTGAATATATCCCAGATTTAATAGTGCTTGACATTATGCTTCCCGGCGTTAATGGTTTTGAAATCTGCAAGCAAATCCGCACCCTGCCGTTTCTTAAAGATATTAAAATACTTGCCATGACCGGTTATGATTCGCCGGATATAAAACAGAAAATATTTGATGCAGGCGCTAACGACTTTTTAGCCAAACCCATGGATATTGCAGTTCTGATAGAAAAAGCGTCGAAGCTTCTAAATCTGGAGAAGAAATGAAAAGATTGCAGATTTTAGTTTTATTTTTATTGTTATCAACGCCCTTATACAGTGCCGGTATATCATCGCCTTGCGGAGGAATGTACCTGGGTAACCTGAAAATAGGCCAGTCCTACAGCCTTCAGCAATGCCTGGGGTACCCTTTTAGTGTAACCTATAAGGCAAGCTCCATGGTTGAATTAAGAATAAACCTGAAAGCTCCTACTACAACTACCTTAGACGGTTTTGAACCGATACCTGATTTGAACTGGATTAAAGTAATAAAAGACCAGTTTTCTCTTGATCCCGGACAAAGCGCAGAAACAGATATACTCATAACAATACCCAATGATGAAAAACTTATGGGAAAAAAATACCTCGTTAATGTTAATCCTGTAGGTTCAGCTCCGCAAAAAAGCGGCGCA
This genomic stretch from Elusimicrobiota bacterium harbors:
- a CDS encoding response regulator, with amino-acid sequence MSELLRISEIAKKAGVLPSKIRYYTDMGLLKVADQTEGGHRLYNEQETLQKLNLIEFYSKKGLTIDKIKAELERTVTKKKILVIDDDPEVAQLVEDVLKNKMDAEVKVAYDGFTAGRLITEYIPDLIVLDIMLPGVNGFEICKQIRTLPFLKDIKILAMTGYDSPDIKQKIFDAGANDFLAKPMDIAVLIEKASKLLNLEKK